A single region of the Salvia miltiorrhiza cultivar Shanhuang (shh) chromosome 8, IMPLAD_Smil_shh, whole genome shotgun sequence genome encodes:
- the LOC130998914 gene encoding protein ENHANCED DISEASE RESISTANCE 4-like translates to MSETANVRLVRCPKCENLLPEVTDFSVYQCGGCGAVLRSKNKGVDLDTFSEKSDEGRIGSNLDKLSDRYETMMNVSERRVMEMSDGSESDVRSNVSSSSRRRIGRNGLVEEENWSVEDTRLNQIQRPKMAEDLVMFHDNEGGLRRPGGRVASSYDSDDPSRGLGVGDDRAELLRQLDELKYKLSRSGNLDDKGKDKAPLDRRMHPQDPYASENEAMMMQSSLKRPPFQSQYTEPPHMMRRQEMGENGFYPPRYGPSHVQGYGNPHLRPSEAQGAFQMPPARGYVSGPYVDDGMGGYMDAPNFGRHHPSCSCYHCRAKRQVSNPMMQAAHSGKYSNVSDDMVSNYQESHGSFGGYNRRVHDQPPLRPRTSQSHARWPSDVNSEVDGFVRRRPARAHLVGGGKHCSPVAGGAPFLTCNSCFELLMLPKKVVSKNGSRKKLRCGACSSLIAFVVLGKKLVVSLDVEAKSAPIKVDNERDMPSRQGEAHPSQARTTFSSEDYDSSGYDFHSMDKEVAQMARPGRDSKPIETRIRQSTSAYASEAEEETKDPTSAADVSREDKGVQPPTGSSLQDYFEHSNKFRVVKDSGEGNRSGRSDITDRPLPSKTVAKQILRKESTATEIDISSNEFSNTGSTFESSEASRGGRGAGSFFAGIMGSFKDSHRSEEAAAANVTVNGHLISDRLIKKAEKIAGPIQPGHYWYDFRAGFWGAIGGPCLGIIPPFIEEFNYPMPEHCAGGNTHIFVNGRELNHKDLNLLVGRGLPRERDRSYIVEISGRVLDEDTGEELESLGKLAPTMERVKRGFGMKIPQAAA, encoded by the exons atgtctGAAACTGCTAACGTTCGTTTAGTTCGTTGTCCCAAGTGTGAGAATTTGCTGCCGGAGGTCACCGATTTCTCCGTTTATCAATGTGGCGGTTGTGGTGCTGTCTTAAGat CCAAGAACAAGGGTGTTGACTTGGACACATTCTCTGAGAAGTCTGATGAGGGCAGGATCGGTAGTAATCTAGACAAGCTTTCCGATAGATATGAGACAATGATGAATGTTTCTGAGAGGAGAGTGATGGAGATGAGTGATGGCTCCGAATCTGATGTGAGGTCCAACGTTAGTTCTTCGAGTCGGAGGAGAATTGGTAGGAATGGTTTAGTTGAGGAGGAGAATTGGAGTGTGGAGGATACAAggttgaatcaaatccaacgcCCCAAAATGGCTGAGGATTTGGTGATGTTTCATGACAATGAGGGTGGATTGAGGAGGCCGGGGGGCCGGGTTGCGTCTAGTTATGATTCGGATGATCCATCTAGGGGATTGGGAGTTGGGGATGATCGGGCCGAGCTTTTGAGGCAGTTAGACGAGCTCAAGTATAAGCTGAGCCGTTCGGGCAATTTGGATGACAAGGGTAAGGATAAGGCTCCCCTCGATAGGAGGATGCATCCTCAAGATCCTTACGCGTCTGAGAATGAGGCGATGATGATGCAGAGCTCGTTGAAAAGGCCACCTTTTCAGAGTCAGTACACCGAGCCACCTCATATGATGCGTAGGCAAGAAATGGGGGAGAATGGTTTTTATCCTCCAAGGTATGGTCCAAGTCATGTTCAAGGGTATGGGAATCCTCACTTGCGCCCGTCTGAAGCTCAAGGCGCGTTTCAGATGCCCCCTGCTCGGGGATATGTGTCTGGACCTTACGTGGATGATGGAATGGGTGGTTATATGGATGCTCCTAATTTTGGCCGGCATCATCCGTCTTGCTCGTGCTACCATTGTCGTGCCAAGAGACAAGTTTCTAACCCGATGATGCAAGCTGCGCATAGTGGTAAGTACTCGAATGTCTCGGATGATATGGTTTCGAATTACCAGGAGAGTCACGGCTCGTTTGGTGGTTACAACCGTAGAGTTCATGATCAGCCTCCGTTGAGGCCTCGTACTTCCCAAAGTCATGCGAGATGGCCCAGTGATGTGAATTCCGAGGTGGATGGTTTCGTACGTCGTCGGCCTGCTAGAGCCCATTTGGTTGGCGGTGGAAAACACTGCAGCCCTGTAGCCGGTGGTGCTCCGTTCTTGACCTGCAACAGTTGTTTCGAGCTGCTGATGCTGCCTAAGAAAGTTGTGAGCAAGAATGGCAGCAGGAAGAAGCTCAGGTGTGGGGCGTGCTCGTCTCTCATTGCTTTCGTAGTTTTAGGCAAGAAATTGGTCGTTTCACTCGACGTGGAGGCTAAGAGCGCCCCTATAAAAGTTGACAACGAGCGTGATATGCCATCAAGGCAAGGCGAGGCTCATCCGAGCCAAGCTAGGACAACCTTTTCATCCGAGGATTATGATAGTTCTGGTTATGATTTCCACTCCATGGACAAGGAAGTGGCGCAAATGGCTCGTCCAGGAAGAGATAGCAAGCCTATCGAGACAAGAATCCGTCAGTCCACATCCGCGTATGCCtctgaagccgaagaagaaaccaAAGATCCCACCTCAGCTGCTGACGTTTCGAGAGAGGATAAAGGGGTTCAGCCTCCTACCGGCTCGTCTCTTCAAGATTACTTCGAGCATTCGAATAAGTTTCGTGTGGTGAAGGATTCTGGCGAAGGAAACAGAAGCGGGCGCTCTGATATTACTGACAGACCGTTGCCAAGCAAGACAGTAGCTAAGCAGATTTTGAGGAAAGAGTCCACAGCTACCGAGATAGATATATCGTCCAACGAGTTCTCCAACACGGGGTCCACCTTTGAGTCGAGTGAAGCTAGCAGAGGCGGTAGAGGAGCTGGCTCGTTCTTTGCTGGCATTATGGGGAGCTTCAAGGATTCACACAGATCCGAAGAAGCTGCTGCTGCTAATGTGACTGTCAACGGCCATCTAATATCCGACCGGTTGATcaagaaagctgaaaaaatAGCTGGACCGATCCAACCTGGCCATTATTG GTATGATTTTAGAGCTGGATTCTGGGGTGCTATTGGAGGGCCTTGTCTTGGCATAATTCCT CCGTTTATAGAGGAGTTCAACTACCCTATGCCAGAGCATTGTGCAGGTGGAAACACACACATATTTGTTAATGGTAGAGAGCTGAACCACAAAGATCTGAATCTGCTCGTAGGCAGAGGTCTCCCGAGGGAAAGAGACAGATCATACATTGTCGAGATCTCCGGCAGAGTCCTAGACGAGGACACTGGCGAGGAGTTGGAAAGCCTCGGAAAACTTGCTCCAAC CATGGAGAGGGTGAAGCGCGGATTTGGCATGAAAATTCCACAAGCCGCGGCATGA